A genome region from Ralstonia solanacearum K60 includes the following:
- a CDS encoding Fur family transcriptional regulator — protein sequence MNSPAPRDVPTTSHPNPPETAARARLRGLGSRVTEPRVRVLAALMQDDAPLSHQAVCDALPADAGIDRVTVYRVLDWLVAGGIVHKTAGADRVFRFSLAEHDAAREAAHRAHSHFHCTQCRRDFCLETATPPAVPTPALPAGFAADHTELTIKGCCADCAARLQTGNAPCPN from the coding sequence ATGAACAGCCCGGCCCCACGCGACGTTCCCACCACTTCTCACCCGAATCCGCCCGAAACGGCGGCCCGGGCGCGCCTGCGCGGGCTGGGCAGCCGCGTGACCGAGCCGCGCGTGCGCGTGCTGGCCGCGCTGATGCAGGACGATGCCCCGCTGTCGCACCAGGCCGTCTGCGATGCGCTGCCCGCCGATGCCGGTATCGACCGCGTGACGGTCTACCGCGTGCTCGACTGGCTGGTGGCCGGCGGCATCGTCCACAAGACGGCCGGTGCCGACCGCGTGTTCCGCTTCAGCCTCGCCGAGCACGACGCGGCGCGCGAAGCCGCGCACCGGGCCCACAGCCACTTCCATTGCACCCAGTGCCGGCGGGACTTCTGCCTGGAAACGGCCACGCCGCCGGCCGTGCCGACGCCCGCGCTGCCCGCCGGCTTCGCGGCCGACCACACCGAACTCACCATCAAGGGCTGCTGCGCCGACTGCGCCGCCCGCCTCCAGACAGGAAACGCACCATGTCCAAACTGA
- a CDS encoding CobW family GTP-binding protein codes for MSKLIPVTILTGFLGSGKTTLLKRILTEQHGMKIAVIENEFGEENIDNDILVQDGNEQIVQMSNGCICCTIRGDLLTALSDLVSRRDKGELQFDRVVIETTGVANPGPVAQTFFMDDEIASRYLLDAVVTLVDAKHGNQQLDKQEEAQRQVGFADAIFITKGDLVSAADVDALRHRLLHMNPRAPIRTASFGDTPIDTIFDLRGFNLNAKLEIDPDFLREDSHDHGHDHACSPGCDHDHDHDHDHDHGHGHGHHRHHGHAHHTDRIASFVFRSERPFNYTKLEEFLSSVLNVYGEKLLRYKGVLYMEGVDRKVVFQGVHQLMGSDVSGKWDSETPGNRMVFIGVDLPRDTILKGLENCLV; via the coding sequence ATGTCCAAACTGATCCCGGTCACCATCCTGACGGGCTTTCTCGGCAGCGGAAAAACCACGCTGCTCAAGCGCATCCTGACCGAACAGCACGGCATGAAGATCGCCGTGATCGAGAACGAGTTCGGCGAGGAGAACATCGACAACGACATCCTCGTGCAGGACGGCAACGAGCAGATCGTGCAGATGAGCAACGGCTGCATCTGCTGCACCATCCGCGGCGATCTGCTGACCGCGCTGTCCGATCTGGTCTCGCGCCGCGACAAGGGCGAGCTGCAGTTCGACCGCGTGGTCATCGAGACCACCGGCGTGGCCAACCCCGGCCCGGTCGCGCAGACCTTTTTCATGGACGACGAGATCGCCAGCCGCTACCTGCTGGATGCCGTCGTCACGCTGGTCGACGCCAAGCACGGCAACCAGCAGCTCGACAAGCAGGAAGAAGCACAGCGCCAGGTAGGCTTCGCCGACGCGATCTTCATCACCAAGGGCGACCTGGTCTCCGCTGCCGACGTGGACGCGCTGCGCCACCGCCTGCTGCACATGAACCCGCGCGCGCCGATCCGCACCGCCAGCTTCGGCGACACGCCGATCGACACCATCTTCGACCTGCGCGGCTTCAACCTGAACGCCAAACTGGAGATCGACCCCGACTTCCTGCGCGAGGACAGCCATGATCACGGCCACGACCACGCCTGCTCGCCCGGCTGCGATCACGACCATGACCATGACCATGACCACGATCATGGGCACGGGCACGGCCATCACCGCCATCACGGCCACGCGCACCATACCGACCGCATCGCCTCGTTCGTCTTCCGCAGCGAGCGGCCGTTCAACTACACCAAGCTGGAGGAATTCCTCTCCAGCGTGCTGAACGTCTACGGCGAGAAACTGCTGCGATACAAGGGCGTGCTGTACATGGAGGGGGTCGACCGCAAGGTGGTGTTCCAGGGCGTGCACCAGCTGATGGGCAGCGACGTGAGCGGCAAGTGGGACAGCGAGACGCCCGGCAACCGCATGGTCTTCATCGGCGTGGATCTGCCGCGCGACACCATCCTGAAGGGCCTGGAGAACTGCCTGGTCTGA
- the dksA gene encoding RNA polymerase-binding protein DksA, giving the protein MVTSRTKDGRGAKSGAGRPGTESAAAQAAPATRKKAAGGAAAGKATGGTRSGKSAASQNMSGASPREDNATAETARDLPGSAAATMSSKTLLTEAEILKMSDKDYMNEAQLAFFKDRLEKLRDDILKNAGQTTEHLRETVIVPDPADRATIEEEHALELRTRDRERKLLKKVEQSIQRIDEGNYGYCDETGEPIGVPRLLARPTATLTLEAQERREKRQKLFGD; this is encoded by the coding sequence ATGGTGACGTCAAGAACCAAGGACGGGCGCGGCGCCAAGAGCGGTGCCGGACGGCCCGGAACGGAATCGGCAGCAGCCCAGGCTGCGCCAGCCACCCGGAAAAAAGCGGCAGGGGGCGCCGCTGCCGGGAAGGCAACAGGAGGCACGCGGAGCGGCAAGTCCGCCGCCAGCCAGAACATGTCCGGCGCATCCCCGCGCGAGGACAACGCGACAGCCGAGACGGCGCGCGATTTACCAGGATCAGCCGCAGCAACCATGAGCAGCAAGACACTACTCACCGAAGCCGAAATCCTGAAGATGAGCGACAAGGATTACATGAACGAGGCCCAGCTCGCCTTCTTCAAGGACCGGCTTGAAAAGCTCCGTGACGACATTCTCAAGAATGCCGGCCAGACCACCGAGCATCTGCGCGAAACCGTGATCGTGCCGGACCCGGCCGACCGCGCCACGATCGAAGAGGAGCACGCGCTGGAGCTGCGCACCCGCGACCGCGAACGCAAGCTGCTCAAAAAGGTCGAGCAGTCGATCCAGCGCATCGACGAAGGCAACTATGGCTATTGCGACGAAACCGGCGAGCCGATCGGCGTGCCGCGTCTGCTGGCCCGTCCGACCGCCACCCTGACGCTGGAGGCGCAGGAGCGCCGCGAAAAGCGCCAGAAGCTGTTTGGTGACTGA
- the zigA gene encoding zinc metallochaperone GTPase ZigA codes for MSHPLPVTVLSGFLGAGKTTLLNHVLANREGKRVAVIVNDLSDVNIDAQLVGDGTAGGAQLSRTDERMVELSNGCICCTLREDLLDEIAHLARENRFDYLLIESTGVAEPLPIAETFTFEDAEGQLLSDLARLDTMVTVVDAQHFLADYDAADFLSDRGQARDEDDDRTVVDLLIEQVEFCDVIVLNKIDLVDEAERERLAGILHSLNPRARILPASFGRVPLDAILNTHRFDFDAAAAAPAWLAELRGEHVPETEALGIRSFVYRRRRPFHPQRLWDLMHTEWLREHGRVLRSKGYFWLAPRMEVAGSWGQAGGVMRHGGAGAWWAAVDAAEWPDEEEARADIADKMHDNGAPAPWGDRRQELVFIGIDLDEAALVARLDACLLTDAEFAAGPEAWARLPDPFPDWGFDDDHGDEENDDAHGDDCDCGHPH; via the coding sequence ATGTCCCATCCGCTTCCCGTCACCGTGCTGTCCGGCTTCCTGGGCGCCGGCAAGACCACGCTGCTCAACCACGTGCTCGCCAACCGCGAGGGCAAGCGCGTGGCCGTGATCGTCAACGACCTGTCGGACGTCAACATCGATGCGCAACTGGTGGGCGACGGCACCGCCGGCGGTGCCCAGCTCTCGCGCACCGACGAGCGCATGGTCGAGCTGTCCAACGGCTGCATCTGCTGCACGCTGCGCGAGGACCTGCTCGACGAGATCGCCCACCTCGCGCGCGAAAACCGCTTCGACTACCTGCTGATCGAATCGACCGGCGTGGCCGAGCCGCTGCCCATCGCCGAAACCTTCACCTTTGAAGACGCCGAAGGCCAACTGCTGTCCGACCTGGCCCGGCTCGACACCATGGTGACGGTGGTCGACGCCCAGCACTTCCTGGCCGACTACGACGCCGCCGACTTCCTCTCCGACCGCGGCCAGGCCCGCGACGAGGACGACGATCGCACCGTGGTCGACCTGCTGATCGAACAGGTCGAGTTCTGCGACGTGATCGTGCTCAACAAGATCGACCTGGTGGACGAGGCCGAGCGCGAGCGGCTGGCCGGCATCCTGCATTCGCTGAACCCGCGCGCGCGCATCCTCCCGGCGTCGTTCGGCCGCGTGCCGCTGGACGCGATCCTGAACACCCATCGCTTCGACTTCGACGCCGCCGCCGCCGCGCCCGCGTGGCTGGCCGAGTTGCGCGGCGAGCACGTGCCCGAAACCGAAGCGCTCGGCATCCGCAGCTTCGTCTACCGCCGCCGCCGCCCCTTCCACCCGCAGCGCCTGTGGGACCTGATGCACACCGAATGGCTGCGCGAACACGGCCGCGTGTTGCGCTCCAAGGGCTACTTCTGGCTGGCGCCGCGCATGGAGGTGGCCGGCAGTTGGGGGCAGGCGGGTGGTGTGATGCGCCATGGCGGCGCCGGCGCGTGGTGGGCCGCCGTCGACGCGGCCGAATGGCCCGACGAGGAGGAAGCCCGCGCCGACATCGCCGACAAGATGCACGACAACGGGGCACCCGCGCCGTGGGGCGACCGCCGCCAGGAACTGGTCTTCATCGGCATCGACCTGGACGAGGCCGCGCTGGTGGCGCGCCTGGACGCCTGCCTGCTGACCGACGCCGAATTCGCCGCCGGCCCCGAGGCCTGGGCCCGGCTGCCCGACCCGTTCCCCGACTGGGGCTTCGACGATGACCACGGCGACGAAGAGAACGACGACGCGCACGGCGACGACTGCGACTGCGGGCACCCCCACTGA
- a CDS encoding ABC transporter substrate-binding protein — protein sequence MPVLHLLRAASAVVALSVAMALAPAAAHAQPPSTLVIGLSGDITSLDPHFHNVTPNANVAEHLFETLIAKDDKMRLKPGLATSWRAVSDTVWELKLRPGVQFQDGSQFTSADVVYSLARPATIKNSPSPYTIYTRGFKEVTAVDRLTVRITTNGPYPLVPNDLSTIYIVSKKAAEKAGPDDFNNGRALIGTGPYKFVSFTKGDRVELARNGAYWGKKPQWDHVTLRILTADASRVAALLAGDVQVIEGVPPPDVRKLAADPAVSMFKVPAFRLMYLHMDSARDASPFVTDKAGRPLAKNPLKDVRVRQAISLAISRQAIVDRVMEGAAEPTGQLVNSTLFGHVPDLKTPVADVAAAKKLLAQAGYPDGFGITLHATNNRYVNDNRVAQAIASMLTRVGIVTRVEAMPSATFFTRANKLEFSFLLAGWGADTGEASSSLKALLATYDPARGWGASNRGHYSNAALDAKLAEALQTLDDARREKLLQEATEIGMREAGVIPLYFNINVWAARKDYTMVPHLDERTHAFEVTR from the coding sequence ATGCCGGTCCTGCATCTGCTGCGCGCCGCGAGTGCGGTCGTCGCGCTGTCCGTTGCCATGGCGCTCGCACCCGCTGCGGCCCATGCACAGCCGCCGTCCACGCTGGTGATCGGCCTGTCGGGCGACATCACCTCGCTCGACCCGCACTTCCACAACGTCACGCCCAACGCGAACGTCGCCGAACACCTGTTCGAGACGCTGATCGCCAAGGACGACAAGATGCGCCTGAAGCCCGGCCTGGCGACCTCCTGGCGGGCCGTCAGCGACACTGTGTGGGAGCTCAAGCTGCGCCCCGGCGTGCAGTTCCAAGACGGCAGCCAGTTCACCTCGGCCGACGTGGTGTACTCGCTGGCGCGGCCGGCCACCATCAAGAACAGCCCGTCGCCGTACACCATCTACACACGCGGCTTCAAAGAGGTCACCGCGGTCGACCGGCTGACCGTGCGCATCACCACCAACGGACCGTATCCGCTGGTGCCGAACGACCTGTCGACGATCTACATCGTGTCGAAGAAGGCCGCCGAGAAAGCCGGCCCCGATGACTTCAACAACGGCCGCGCGCTGATCGGCACCGGGCCGTACAAGTTCGTCTCGTTCACCAAGGGCGATCGCGTGGAGCTGGCGCGCAACGGCGCCTACTGGGGCAAGAAGCCGCAATGGGATCACGTGACGCTGCGCATCCTGACCGCCGATGCCTCGCGCGTGGCCGCGCTGCTGGCCGGCGACGTGCAGGTCATCGAGGGTGTGCCGCCCCCGGACGTCAGGAAGCTGGCCGCCGACCCGGCGGTCTCGATGTTCAAAGTGCCGGCGTTCCGCCTGATGTACTTGCACATGGATTCGGCGCGCGATGCCTCGCCGTTCGTGACCGACAAGGCCGGCAGGCCGCTGGCGAAGAATCCGCTCAAGGATGTGCGCGTGCGCCAGGCGATCTCGCTGGCGATCTCGCGCCAGGCCATCGTCGACCGCGTCATGGAAGGCGCGGCCGAGCCGACCGGCCAGCTCGTCAACAGCACACTGTTCGGCCACGTGCCCGACCTGAAGACGCCGGTGGCCGACGTGGCCGCCGCGAAAAAGCTGCTGGCCCAGGCGGGCTACCCCGACGGCTTCGGCATCACGCTGCACGCGACCAACAACCGCTACGTCAACGACAACCGCGTCGCGCAGGCGATCGCATCGATGCTCACGCGCGTGGGCATCGTCACCAGGGTGGAGGCGATGCCGTCGGCGACGTTCTTCACGCGCGCCAACAAGCTGGAGTTTTCGTTCCTGCTGGCCGGCTGGGGGGCGGACACGGGCGAGGCCAGTTCCAGCCTGAAGGCCCTGTTGGCAACCTATGATCCGGCGCGCGGCTGGGGTGCCTCCAACCGGGGCCACTATTCCAATGCCGCGCTCGACGCCAAGCTGGCCGAGGCCCTGCAGACGCTTGACGACGCCAGGCGCGAGAAGCTGCTGCAGGAAGCCACGGAGATCGGCATGCGCGAGGCCGGCGTGATTCCGCTCTACTTCAACATCAACGTCTGGGCGGCGCGCAAGGACTATACGATGGTGCCGCACCTGGATGAGCGTACCCATGCCTTCGAGGTGACGCGCTAA
- the hslV gene encoding ATP-dependent protease subunit HslV, with the protein MEQYHGTTIVSVRRGNQVALGGDGQVTLGNIVMKGSARKVRTIYDGKVLVGFAGATADAFSLLDRFEAKLQKYQGHLLRAAVDLAKDWRTDRALRHLEAMLIVADRESTLVITGNGDVLDPEGGIAAIGSGGAYAQSAAKALVENTELAPRDVVEKSLRIAGELCIYTNTNFVIETLE; encoded by the coding sequence ATGGAACAGTATCACGGCACCACCATCGTCAGCGTGCGGCGCGGCAACCAGGTCGCGCTAGGTGGCGACGGCCAGGTCACGCTGGGCAACATCGTGATGAAGGGCTCGGCCCGCAAGGTGCGCACCATCTATGACGGCAAGGTACTGGTGGGCTTTGCCGGCGCCACGGCCGACGCGTTCTCGCTGCTGGACCGCTTCGAAGCCAAGCTGCAGAAGTACCAGGGCCACCTGCTGCGCGCCGCCGTCGATCTCGCCAAGGACTGGCGCACCGATCGTGCGCTGCGCCACCTCGAAGCCATGCTGATCGTCGCCGACCGCGAATCGACGCTGGTCATCACCGGCAACGGCGATGTGCTGGACCCCGAAGGCGGCATCGCCGCAATCGGCTCGGGCGGCGCGTACGCCCAGTCGGCAGCCAAGGCGCTGGTGGAGAACACCGAGCTTGCGCCGCGCGACGTGGTGGAGAAATCGCTGAGAATCGCCGGCGAGCTCTGCATCTACACCAACACCAATTTCGTGATCGAGACGCTGGAATAA
- the hslU gene encoding ATP-dependent protease ATPase subunit HslU → MSETMTPSEIVSELDKHIIGQQKAKKAVAVALRNRWRRQQVADPLRQEITPKNILMIGPTGVGKTEIARRLAKLADAPFIKIEATKFTEVGYVGRDVDTIVRDLAEMAIKQTRESEMKKVRAKAEDAAEDRLLDVLIPPPRDIGFAQPEEKDSNARQVFRKKLREGQLDDKEIELEVAAGMPGMDIMGPPGMEEMTEQIRSMFAGLGPGKKHRRKMKVHEAFKLLLEEEAAKLVNEEELKHKAIANVEQNGIVFLDEIDKITSRSEYGGGEVSRQGVQRDLLPLVEGTTVSTKYGMIKTDHILFIASGAFQLSKPSDLIPELQGRFPIRVELDSLSVGDFQAILTQTDASLTKQYQALMKTEDVELVFADDGIRRLAEIAFSVNEKVENIGARRLYTVMERLLEDLSFHAHKSSGETVTINAAYVDNRLNELAGSEDLSRYVL, encoded by the coding sequence ATGTCCGAGACCATGACCCCGTCGGAAATCGTTTCCGAACTCGACAAGCACATCATCGGCCAGCAGAAGGCCAAGAAGGCCGTGGCCGTGGCGCTGCGCAACCGCTGGCGCCGCCAGCAGGTGGCCGACCCGCTGCGCCAGGAGATCACGCCCAAGAACATCCTGATGATCGGCCCGACCGGCGTCGGCAAGACCGAGATCGCCCGGCGCCTGGCCAAGCTGGCCGATGCGCCCTTCATCAAGATCGAGGCGACCAAGTTCACCGAGGTCGGCTATGTCGGCCGCGACGTCGACACCATCGTGCGCGACCTGGCCGAAATGGCCATCAAGCAGACGCGCGAATCCGAGATGAAGAAGGTGCGCGCCAAGGCCGAGGACGCCGCCGAAGACCGCCTGCTGGACGTGCTGATCCCGCCGCCGCGCGACATCGGCTTCGCGCAGCCGGAAGAGAAGGACTCCAACGCGCGCCAGGTCTTCCGCAAGAAGCTGCGCGAGGGCCAGCTCGACGACAAGGAGATCGAACTCGAAGTCGCGGCCGGCATGCCGGGCATGGACATCATGGGCCCGCCGGGCATGGAAGAGATGACCGAGCAGATCCGCTCGATGTTCGCCGGCCTGGGCCCGGGCAAGAAGCATCGCCGCAAGATGAAAGTGCACGAGGCCTTCAAGCTGCTGCTGGAGGAAGAGGCCGCCAAGCTCGTCAACGAAGAGGAGCTCAAGCACAAGGCCATCGCCAACGTCGAGCAGAACGGCATCGTGTTCCTCGACGAGATCGACAAGATCACCAGCCGCAGCGAATACGGCGGCGGCGAGGTGTCGCGCCAGGGCGTGCAGCGCGACCTGCTGCCGCTGGTGGAAGGCACCACCGTCAGCACCAAGTACGGGATGATCAAGACCGACCACATCCTGTTCATCGCCTCGGGCGCATTCCAGCTGTCCAAGCCGAGCGATCTGATCCCCGAGCTGCAGGGCCGCTTCCCGATCCGGGTGGAGCTCGATTCGCTGTCGGTGGGTGATTTCCAGGCCATCCTGACGCAGACCGATGCGAGCCTGACCAAGCAGTACCAGGCGCTGATGAAGACCGAAGACGTCGAACTCGTGTTCGCCGACGACGGCATCCGCCGCCTGGCGGAGATCGCGTTCTCGGTCAACGAGAAGGTCGAGAACATCGGCGCGCGCCGCCTGTACACGGTGATGGAGCGCCTGCTCGAAGACCTGTCGTTCCACGCGCACAAGTCGTCGGGCGAGACGGTGACCATCAACGCGGCCTATGTCGATAACCGCCTGAACGAACTGGCCGGCAGCGAAGACCTGTCGCGCTACGTGCTGTAA